In the Setaria italica strain Yugu1 chromosome VI, Setaria_italica_v2.0, whole genome shotgun sequence genome, one interval contains:
- the LOC106804396 gene encoding uncharacterized protein LOC106804396 — translation MVDEFQALIDNDTWRLVPRPSGANVVSEGPSITYLLLYINDIILTVSSLTLLRHIMGRLHSEFTMTDLGDLHHFLGISVTHSSQGLFLSQRQYALDLLQRAGMDKCHSTATLVDTHAKLSVCLFMHDLCKPHMALIKRIMCYVKGTLSSGLHIGTGHVQSLTAYSDADWAGYQDSRRSISSFCIYLDDNLVSWSSKR, via the exons ATGGTTGACGAGTTCCAGGCCCTCATCGACAACGACACCTGGCGCCTCGTCCCGCGGCCATCCGGTGCCAATGTCGTGTCAG AGGGGCCGAGCATCACCTATCTGCTGCTCTACATCAACGACATCATCCTTACCGTCTCGTCCTTGACTCTTCTTCGGCACATCATGGGGCGTCTTCACTCTGAGTTCACCATGACGGATCTTGGcgacctacaccacttcctcggCATCTCCGTCACGCATTCCTCCCAAGGTCTATTCCTGTCTCAGCGACAGTACGCCCTGGATCTACTTCAACGTGCTGGCATGGATAAGTGTCACTCTACAGCGACTCTTGTTGACACTCATGCTAAGCTTTCG gtgtgcctcttcatgcatgacctgTGCAAGCCCCACATGGCCCTGATCAAGCGCATCATGtgctatgtgaagggcacgctcTCCTCCGGGCTTCACATCGGCACCGGCCATGTTCAGTCTCTAACTGCCTACTCCGACGCCGACTGGGCTGGCTACCAAGACTCTAGACGctccatctctagcttctgcatCTATCTCGAtgacaatctggtgtcttggtcctccaagcgctAG